Proteins from a genomic interval of Lolium perenne isolate Kyuss_39 chromosome 1, Kyuss_2.0, whole genome shotgun sequence:
- the LOC127336059 gene encoding large ribosomal subunit protein eL38z/eL38y-like: RIRSLLPQPKQIHEIKDFLLTARRKDARSVRIKRTKDAVKFKVRCSRYLYTLCVFDADKANKLKQSLPPGSCYPHLLRLDAWLLTECPRPIG; the protein is encoded by the coding sequence CGAATCCGTTCTTTGCTTCCGCAGCCGAAGCAGATCCACGAGATCAAGGACTTCCTGCTGACGGCGCGCCGGAAGGACGCGCGGTCGGTGCGGATCAAGAGGACCAAGGACGCCGTCAAGTTCAAGGTGCGCTGCTCCAGGTACCTGTACACCCTCTGCGTCTTCGACGCCGACAAGGCCAACAAGCTCAAGCAGTCCCTCCCACCAGGTTCGTGCTACCCCCACCTCCTCCGCCTTGATGCTTGGTTGCTTACAGAATGTCCCCGCCCAATTGGATGA